GGGTCTTCTCCACCGGGATCGGCTCGCCCGTGATCATCGATTCGTCGATCCAGGAGGTCCCGTCCTCGATCGTCCCGTCCACCGGGACGCGCTCGCCGGGCCGCACGCGGAGGCGGTCGCCTGCCGCGACGTGCTCGACGGGGACGTCCACCTCGCGGCCCTCGGCCTCGATCCTCCGCGCCGTCTTCGGCGAGAGGTCGAGGAGGGCGCGGATGGCCGAGCTCGTCCGGCTCCGGGCCTTGAGCTCGAGGACCTGGCCGAGGAGGGCGAGCGCCGTGATGACGGCCGCCGCCTCGAAGTAGACGAGGGGCGCGCCGCCGTGCCCCCTGTAGACGTCGGGAACGAGATCGGGCCGGAGCGCGGCGACGACGAGCGCCACGGCGCTGTAGAGCCACGCGGCCGCGACGCCGAGGCCGATGAGCGTGAACATGTTCGGGCTGCGGTTGACGAGTGAGGCCCACGCGCGCCGGAAGAAGGGCGCCCCGGCCCAGGCGACGACCGGCGTCGCGAGGAGGGCCTGGACGAGCGTGAGGAGCCAGGGCGAGACGGCGTGCTGGAGCGGCTGGCCCGGGACCATGTCCGACATCGCGAGGACGAGGACCGGCAGGCCGAGCGCGGTCGCGACCTTCAGCCTCCGCGTCATGTCGGCGAGCTCGGGCGACTCGACGTCCGAGGTCGGCATCTCGGGCTCGAGCGCCATGCCGCAGACCGGGCAGTCGCCCGGGCCGTCGGAGACGACCTCGGGGTCCATCGGGCAGATCCACCGGACCGCGCCGCCGGCTGCGGGGGCGGGGGCGGCCGGGGCGGGTGTGTCGGACGGGCTCGGGTGGGTGTGGGCGGTTGCGTGGGCTCTCATGCTCGCCTCCTGTCGGTTTCACAGGAGGAGACGTGAGGCAGGCCGGGACCTTACAGTCCGGCCCGCCTCGCTCCGCCGCCAGGTCACGCCTTACGGCTCGATCCCGTCCGCAGCGAGCCGGGCCGGGTCGGCAGGTCCGGCCACGGTCCCCTCGGGATGACGGAACCAGCCCTCGGAGTCGGCAGACCCCGGGTCGTCGCGCACCTTCAGGACGGTGAACATCCCGCCCATGTCGACGTAACCAAACGGGCCGTGAGCCCCCTTCATCGGGAGGCTGTTCGGGGGAATCGGCATCGCCATCTCGCCCATCCCTCCCATCCCGGTCGTGCCCATGACCATCGCCCCCGGGACGAGACGCGAGAGGCGCTCGTCGACGGACGCGAGGTCGGCGCCGACGACGTTCGGGAGGCCGTGCCCCATCTGCGTCATGACGTGGTGCGTCATGTGGCAGTGGACGGCCCAGTCGCCCGGCTCGGTCGGAACCAGCTCGATGACCCGCGCCGAGCCGGTGGGGACGAGGACCGTCGTCTCGGGCCAGCGTGCGGACGGGGGCACGTCGCCGCCGTCGGTCCCCGTCACCTCGAAGGAGAGGCCGTGGAGGTGGATCGGGTGGTGGTCCATCGGCGAGAGGTTCCCGATCCGGATGCGGACCCGCTCCCCGGTCCCGACGACGAGCGGGGCCGTCCCGGGGTACGCCTTCCCGTTGAACGTCAGGAGGTTGAAGTCGCTCATGGCGCCCGGGTCGGGGCGGCGGGCGCCGACCGGGAGGCTCCACTCGTGCGTCATCAGGACGAAGTCCCGGTCGACCGGCGGGCCCGTCGGGACGCGCGGGTGGACGACGATCATTCCGACGAGGCCGAGGGCGACCTGCGTCATCTCGTCGTAGTGCGAGTGGTACATGAAGGTCCCGGGGCGGTGGAGGTCGAACTCGTAGGCCCACGTCTCGCCGACCGGAATCGGCGCCTGGTTGAGGCCCGAGACGCCGTCCATCCCGTTCGGCAGGACGAGCCCGTGCCAGTGGACCGTCGTCGGCTCGGGGAGCCGGTTCGTGACGTAGATCCGGAGGCGGTCCCCCTCGGTCGCCTCGATCGTCGGGCCCGGCGTGCCGCCGTTGTAGCCCCAGACGAGGGCCTTCAGGCCGGGGGCGAACTCGTGGTCGACGACCTGGGCCACGAGGTGGCCCACGAGGACGCGGCCGGAGCGGCGCAGCGGCAGCGTGGAGCCGTTCGGTGTGACGACGGAGCCGACGCCGGAGCGCGCGGAACGGGTCGTGCGGCGCGGCGCACCGAGCGGACGGGAGGCCGTGTTCGGCTCCTTCGCGGAGAGAGGCAGGGCGCTGCCGAGGGCGGCGAGGCCGGCGAAGCGGAGGAGCGAGCGACGGTCCATCAGTGACCTCCTTCGGGCGAAGCGGGTTCGTTGCCGGAGAGCGAGGGACTCGCGGGCGCGTCGACGCGCAGCCCGCTTCGAAGCGCGACTGTCGCGGCGAGGGCGACGGCGTAGTCGCGGTCGGCGTCGGCGGCCGCCGACGCGGCGGCGAGCTCGGCGTCCCGGGCGGCGAGGAGGGCGGGGATCCCGACCTGCATCGCGTTGGCGTGGAGGAGCGTCTCCGCCGTGATCCGTTCCTGCCGGGGGAGGATGGAGGCGCCGTAGCGCGCGGCGCGGGCGTGGGCGAGGGAGAGCCGGCTCGCCGCCCTCCGGGCCGCGGAGCCCACCGCCGCTTCGGTCGCCCTCCGGCGCTCCTCGAGGGAGCGGCGCTCGGCGAGGAGGGAGGCGAGGCGACCCTGGCCGCGATCGACGAGCGGAAGACGGATCGACACGCCCCCGCCGATCCGCCATGAGCCTTCCTCGCGTTCCGTGCGGACGCGCAGGCTCACGTCGGGCCAGCGGCCTTCCGCCTTCGCGAGCCGGATCCGGGCGGCGACGGCGCGGAGACGGGCGTCCAACTCGCGCAGCTCGAGGTTCGACGCGAGAGCGGCATCCTCGAGAGTGGAGGTCGCGGGAAGCGCGGCGGGCAGGGGAGGAGCTTCGTCTCCGATCGCGGCGACGGCCTCGCGGACGCCCTCGACGCTGCCGGCGCCGAGGAGGATCGAGAGGCGTTCCTCGGCATCGACGGCCACGAGCTCCGCCTCCGACAGTGCGAGCGCCGCTCTCTCTCGGGAGGCGTCTTCCCGGAGCGCGGAAAGCGCGGCGGCGTTCCCGGCGTCGACGAGCGCCCGCGCGGTGTCCGCGACGACCGCGGCCAGCTCCGCGCGGGTCCGCGCAATCGCGAGCTTCCTCTTCGCCCCGCGGACGGAGTGGAACGCACTCTCCACTTCGAACGCCCGGGCGACGGTCGCGGCCTCGGCACGCAGCCGCGCGGCCCCGAGGGCGGCGCTCGCGGCGGCGGTCCGCCGGCCCGTCAGGAGCGCGGTCGTCACGTCCCATTCGATCGAGGCCTCGGTGCGCGCCTCGTCGTCGCCCTTTCCGGAAGGCCCCCAGAACTCGACCTCGATCGTCGGGTTCGGAAGGCGCCGGGCCTCTTCGAGCCGGCCCTCGTCGACGCCCGTCTCGAGGAGCCGTGCGCGAAGCGACGGCTCGGCGAGGAAGGAGAGCCGGACGGCGCTCCCGGCGGTCAGCGGCTCAGCGAGAAGGGCCCGGATCTCAACGGGGACGTTCGCGGAGGCACCCACGGAGGCGGGGGCGGGGGCGCCCGCGAGCAGCCCGCCATGCGCGAGACGGAGGGCGAGCGCCAGGGCGAGAAGCGAGAGCAGGGGTCGTCGGAGCATGTCGTTGGCCTCCGACCCGGAGACGCGGGCCGGGCCGGGGCCTTACAGCGCCCTTTCCGCGAACCCCTCGCGGGCCGGGCCCGGGCCGCCCTGTAAGGTCCGGTCCGGCCCGTCGTCTCCTCTTGCGACCGACGAAAGGAGACCGACATGAAGATCGCCGACAGCTTCCGTTCCCTCCTGGGCACCAGGACCGACACGAAGGCGCCCGAAACCGGAGGTTCCTGCTGCCACGGCGACGAGGCCTGCGAGCGCCCGAGCGGCGCCTCCGGCCCCGCGCCGACGCAGCAGCTCGAAGTGACCGTTGAGAAGGGCTACCGCCCCGCCCGGCTCACGGCGCGCGCCGGCGCGCCCGTGCGCATCACGTTCTTCCGGAACGAGACCTCCGGCTGCTCGAAGGAGGTGGTCTTCCCGGGCCTCGGGATTCGCAGGGCGCTCCCGACGGGGGAGAGGGTCTCGATCGACCTGCCGCCCCAGGCCGCCGGAATCGTTCCGTTCACCTGCGGGATGGGGATGATGAAGGGGGGAATCGAGGTGCGCTGACTCCGGACCTTGGCAGAATGCGCGGGTGGCCCGCCCCGACCCGGTCGTCGCCCTCGCGGAGGAGTACCCGCGCTTTCTCGCCTTCCTCGCGAAGCGGACGGGGGACCGGGCCGTGGCCGAGGAGATCCTCCAGGAGGCCTTCGCGCGGGCCGTGACGAAGGCGCACGGCCTGCGCGAGGACTCCTCCGCCGTGGCCTGGTTCTACCAGGTCCTCCGCAATGCCCTCGTCGACCACCATCGGCGCAGCGCCTCCGAGGGGCGCGCGATGGCGGCGTTCGCGGCGGAGCAGGAGGGGGAGGCGAGGGACGAGGAGCTGGCGCGGGAGGTCTGCCGCTGCGTCGGCCGGATCGCCTCGGACCTGAAGCCCGAGTACGCCGAGGCCCTGCGCGGTGTCGAAGTGGAGGGGCTTTCCCTCAAGGACTTCGCCGGGAAGGCCGGGATCACGCCGAACAACGCCGCGGTCCGCGTCCACCGCGCGCGCGAGGCGCTCCGCAAGAGGCTCGTCTCGACCTGCTCGTCGTGCGCGGCGAAGGGCTGCACCGACTGCACCTGCGGCCCGCCCGGTCCCGGAGGCTGAAATCCGCCGCCAGGAGCCGAAGCGCGTAAACGCGTTTCGGGTCCGGGCGCGCTCGCCCTATCATCCCCGGATCCATCGGAGGAACGGTCCCGTGCGCGGCGCGGGGAGGAGGCGACGATGAGCGCGGAGAAGCCGGGTGTCCCCACCGGGGCGAAGCTCGATCTGAGCGAGTCGCAGCAGGCGGCGATCTCGAGGCTCGCGACGGACTCGAACGTCATCGCGCCCCCGATCTGGCTCGCGCGGCAGGCGCACATGAGCAACGACGCCGTGGAGAGGGCGCACGCGGCGGCCGACCCGGCGGCCTTCTGGGAGGAGAAGTCGAAGCTCGTCGACTGGATCGAGCCCTTCTCCGAGGTCTTCCGGTTCGACCTGCCGAAGCACGAGTGGTTCCTCGGCGGGAAGCTGAACGCCTCGGCGAACTGCATCGACCGGCACGTGTACGGAGACCGGCGGAACAAGGCGGCCCTCATCTGGGTCGGCGAGGACGGCGAGGAGCACACCTACACCTACAGCCGCCTCTACCGCGAGGTGAACCGCTTCGCCAACGCGCTCAAGCGCCTCGGCGTGGGCCGGTTCGACCGCGTCATCATCTACATGCCGCTCGTCCCCGAGGGCATCATCACGATGCTCGCCTGCGCCCGGATCGGCGCGATCCACTCCGTCGTTTTCGCCGGGATGGGGACGCAGGCCCTGCGGTCGAGGATCGTCGATTGCCAGGCGAAGGCGATCGTCTGCTCCGACTTCACCTTCCGGCGCGGCAAGAAGATCTCCCTGAAGCCCACGATCGACGAGGCGGTCCGCGACCTCGTCTTCGTCGAGCACGTGATCGTCCACCGGCGGGGGTCCCGCGTCGGCGACGCGCCCTACGAGTTCGAGAGCGAGCGCGAGCACGACTTCTACGACATCCAGAACGCGAACGAGATCCACTGCCCGCCGGAGCCGATGGACGCCGAGGACCCGCTCTTCATCCTCTACACGTCCGGGACGACGGGGAAGCCGAAGGGGGTCGTCCACACCACGGGCGGCTACATGGTCGGCGTCACCTGGCTCTCGAAGGCCTTCTACCAGATCGGCGAGCGGGACATCTACTGGTCGACGTCGGACATCGGCTGGATCGTCGGCCACTCCTTCATCGTCTACGGGCCGCTCTCCGTCGGCGCGACCGTCTTCTGCCGGGAAGGTGTGCCCGACTGGCCCAACCCCGAGGTGACCTGGGAGCTCTGCGAGCGCTTCGGCGTGAACCTCCTCTTCACCGCGCCGACGGCGGTGAGGATGTGGATGAGCCACGGCCCCGAGGCGCCCGCCAAGTACGACCTCTCGCGCCTGCGCCTGATCGCCTGCGCGGGCGAGCCGCTCAACCCCGAGGCGCACCTCTGGAGCCAGAAGCACCTCGTGGGGCAGTCGAAGGGGATGGTCGTCGACAACTTCTGGCAGACGGAGATCGCCGCCCCCGTCCTCGGAACGCTCCCGACGTTCGAGGCGCGGCCGGGGAAGGTCGGAAAGCCGATACCCGGCGTCGACGCGGCGATCGTCGACGCGCAGGGGAAACCAGCTCCCGGACGGCCAGGGAGGGCTCCTCGTCCTGCGCAAGCCGGTCCCCTACATGCTCCGGACCGTCTGGGGCGACTACGCCCGGTACGAGAAGTACTGGCAGCAGATCCCCGGCTTCTACGCGGCGGGCGACATCGCCGTGCGGGACCAGGACGGCTGGTTCGCCGTCCTGGGCCGCGCCGACGACGTCCTGAACGTCGCGGGGCACCGCATCGGCACGGCCGACGTCGAGGGCTCGCTCCTCCGCCACCCGGCCGTTGCCGAGAGCGCGGTCGTCGGCCTCCCCGACCCCCTGAAGGGCGAGCGGATCAAGGCCTTCGTCGTCCTGAAGGCGGGAGTCGAGACCGGGCCCGGCCTCATCGCGTCGCTGAAGGACCACGTCCGCCAGGACCTCGGGCCGATCGCGCAGCCGTCGGAGATCGAGATCCGGACGACGCTTCCCAAGACGCGCTCGGGGAAGATCGTTCGGCGCTACCTGAAGGCGGTGGAGATGGGCGAGGACCCGGGCGACCTCTCGACGCTGGCGGATTGATCGTGAAAGGGCGTCGCTGCGTCCCCGTCAGAGAGGCCCTCCCGTGAGCGAAGCCGTGAAGTCGCTCCTCGACCGGCTCGGTGCGCTCGTTCCGGGCTACGCGGGATATGCCGACAGGGAGAAGAGGCGGGAGAGCGACCAGGCTCTCCGGCTCGCCGTCGCCGGAAGGCTCGGTCTCGCGCGGGCCGCGCTCGACCGCCGGACGGCCGCGTGCGCCCGGACCGGACGCTTCGACGTCCTCGATCCGCTGGATGCGCTTTCCCGGCGGGTGGCGGCTCTCGCCGACGCAGTCCGGCACGCCCCGTGGGCTACGCGGCGCTCTTCGACGCCGCGGCGGTGGACGCGGCGGACCTGGATCGCCTGTACGCCTTCGACCTCCAGGTCCGGGACGCGTGCGAGAAGGTCGTCGAGGAGTCGGAGCGCCTTCCGGCCGCCGTCGACCTCGCGGCCCTCGACCGCGCGAGCGCCGTCGTGTCGGAGGCCGAGTCGGCCCTTCAACGCCGCGCCGAGGCCCTGCGGGAGGTGACGTGATGCCCGACCTCGCCGACATCCCTCGAGCTCGTCGACGCGACAGGCGACATCCTCGCCGCCCGCGTGCCGGCAGAGGGCCCGGCCGTCATCCGCTGGGGCTCGCAGCTCGTCGTCCGCGAGGGGCAGTGCGCCCTCTTCCTGCGCGACGGACGCGCCATGGCCCTCTTCGAGCCGGGGCGGCACGTCCTGACGACGCAGACCGTGGCCGGCCTGACGGGCTTCGTGGCGGGACTCGCCTTCGACGGCGCGTCGCCGTTCCGCGCCGAGGTCGTCTTCGTCGGGCGACAGCTCTTCCGCGACCTGCGCTGGGGAACGCCGGAGCCGGTCTACATTCCCGACCCCGTCCTCCTCCAGATCCCGGTCCGCGCGAACGGCCGCTTCGCGATCCGCGTCTCGGACCCGACGGTCTTCGTCCCGAAAGTCGTCGGCAGCCGGCCCGTCTTCCGCCAGCGCGACCTCGAGGAGTTCCTGCGGGCGCAGTACCTCGTCTCGGCCCTCACCGACGC
This portion of the Holophagales bacterium genome encodes:
- a CDS encoding copper oxidase, with the translated sequence MDRRSLLRFAGLAALGSALPLSAKEPNTASRPLGAPRRTTRSARSGVGSVVTPNGSTLPLRRSGRVLVGHLVAQVVDHEFAPGLKALVWGYNGGTPGPTIEATEGDRLRIYVTNRLPEPTTVHWHGLVLPNGMDGVSGLNQAPIPVGETWAYEFDLHRPGTFMYHSHYDEMTQVALGLVGMIVVHPRVPTGPPVDRDFVLMTHEWSLPVGARRPDPGAMSDFNLLTFNGKAYPGTAPLVVGTGERVRIRIGNLSPMDHHPIHLHGLSFEVTGTDGGDVPPSARWPETTVLVPTGSARVIELVPTEPGDWAVHCHMTHHVMTQMGHGLPNVVGADLASVDERLSRLVPGAMVMGTTGMGGMGEMAMPIPPNSLPMKGAHGPFGYVDMGGMFTVLKVRDDPGSADSEGWFRHPEGTVAGPADPARLAADGIEP
- a CDS encoding TolC family protein, yielding MLRRPLLSLLALALALRLAHGGLLAGAPAPASVGASANVPVEIRALLAEPLTAGSAVRLSFLAEPSLRARLLETGVDEGRLEEARRLPNPTIEVEFWGPSGKGDDEARTEASIEWDVTTALLTGRRTAAASAALGAARLRAEAATVARAFEVESAFHSVRGAKRKLAIARTRAELAAVVADTARALVDAGNAAALSALREDASRERAALALSEAELVAVDAEERLSILLGAGSVEGVREAVAAIGDEAPPLPAALPATSTLEDAALASNLELRELDARLRAVAARIRLAKAEGRWPDVSLRVRTEREEGSWRIGGGVSIRLPLVDRGQGRLASLLAERRSLEERRRATEAAVGSAARRAASRLSLAHARAARYGASILPRQERITAETLLHANAMQVGIPALLAARDAELAAASAAADADRDYAVALAATVALRSGLRVDAPASPSLSGNEPASPEGGH
- a CDS encoding cupredoxin domain-containing protein, with the protein product MKIADSFRSLLGTRTDTKAPETGGSCCHGDEACERPSGASGPAPTQQLEVTVEKGYRPARLTARAGAPVRITFFRNETSGCSKEVVFPGLGIRRALPTGERVSIDLPPQAAGIVPFTCGMGMMKGGIEVR
- a CDS encoding sigma-70 family RNA polymerase sigma factor, with product MARPDPVVALAEEYPRFLAFLAKRTGDRAVAEEILQEAFARAVTKAHGLREDSSAVAWFYQVLRNALVDHHRRSASEGRAMAAFAAEQEGEARDEELAREVCRCVGRIASDLKPEYAEALRGVEVEGLSLKDFAGKAGITPNNAAVRVHRAREALRKRLVSTCSSCAAKGCTDCTCGPPGPGG
- a CDS encoding SPFH domain-containing protein encodes the protein MPAEGPAVIRWGSQLVVREGQCALFLRDGRAMALFEPGRHVLTTQTVAGLTGFVAGLAFDGASPFRAEVVFVGRQLFRDLRWGTPEPVYIPDPVLLQIPVRANGRFAIRVSDPTVFVPKVVGSRPVFRQRDLEEFLRAQYLVSALTDALASSAGPSSSCRASRESWERASGQSSGPSSPRSASS